In Hymenobacter sublimis, a single genomic region encodes these proteins:
- a CDS encoding septal ring lytic transglycosylase RlpA family protein, translated as MKLNLRLHISGLMTAMLFVLLTAFSVSARSMGVCEDEKAPAAAAKKATVLRGRASWYGREHQGHRTSNGERFDRNKYTCAHKTLPFGTKLRVSNPATGKSVVVRVTDRGPFRHQRILDLSEVAARPLGIVTHGAVSVVAEVVTPETPLGPTEAPTDLATLASDSTVTVGLLTDIRAGSSEAQDVAVTPEPTATFIIQAGTFGDVRNAQAVINKIQGAEPQLLVTSVAANAPDGRALNRVVVGRFATQAEADAVRQRLARLGIAGLVRQGENL; from the coding sequence ATGAAGTTGAATCTACGACTGCACATCTCGGGCTTGATGACGGCCATGCTCTTCGTGCTGCTAACGGCCTTCTCGGTCTCGGCACGTTCGATGGGCGTATGTGAAGATGAAAAAGCCCCCGCGGCCGCCGCTAAAAAGGCGACCGTCCTCCGTGGCCGGGCCTCCTGGTACGGCCGCGAACATCAGGGTCACCGCACCAGCAATGGCGAGCGGTTCGACCGAAACAAGTACACTTGCGCCCACAAAACCCTGCCTTTTGGCACCAAGCTGCGCGTTTCTAACCCCGCTACTGGTAAGTCGGTGGTGGTGCGTGTTACGGACCGCGGACCGTTCCGCCACCAGCGCATCCTTGATTTGTCGGAAGTAGCTGCCCGCCCTTTGGGCATTGTAACCCACGGCGCCGTATCGGTGGTTGCGGAGGTAGTAACACCAGAAACGCCCCTGGGCCCCACGGAGGCCCCCACAGACTTGGCCACCCTGGCCTCCGACTCGACGGTAACCGTTGGCCTGCTCACCGATATCCGGGCGGGTTCCTCCGAAGCGCAGGATGTAGCCGTTACGCCTGAGCCAACCGCTACCTTTATTATTCAGGCCGGTACCTTCGGTGACGTACGCAACGCCCAGGCAGTAATAAACAAAATCCAGGGCGCTGAGCCCCAACTGTTGGTTACGAGCGTAGCCGCTAACGCCCCCGATGGCCGCGCCCTGAACCGGGTAGTAGTTGGCCGCTTTGCCACCCAAGCCGAGGCCGACGCAGTGCGCCAGCGCCTAGCCCGTCTCGGCATTGCTGGGCTAGTCCGCCAGGGCGAAAACCTATAA
- a CDS encoding outer membrane beta-barrel protein: MKKILLLGLSSTLMGAAFAQTEKSSTYLGANVGNLSYRNDGGSNELAVNVYPTAGIFLADNLLLGTGVQVGYERLSFDNSSQKYRGYTTTLGLLPFVRYYLPGTGSHRFFGQAQGGVVWTRSQVTIDYSTGENDERKAKNHNSAFGAALGYNYFLTPGAALEITAGYQRNTNGPERTIGLLDIRAGFAVFLRGKQAAITAQ; the protein is encoded by the coding sequence ATGAAGAAGATACTTCTACTTGGGCTGAGCAGTACGTTAATGGGCGCGGCTTTCGCGCAAACCGAGAAGAGCAGCACTTATTTAGGAGCTAACGTAGGCAACTTGAGCTACCGAAACGACGGAGGTAGCAACGAATTGGCCGTAAATGTGTATCCAACGGCCGGTATTTTTCTGGCCGATAATCTGTTGCTGGGTACCGGCGTACAGGTGGGCTATGAACGGCTGTCGTTCGACAACTCGAGTCAGAAATACCGGGGCTATACCACCACGTTAGGCTTGTTGCCGTTTGTGCGCTATTACCTGCCGGGTACCGGGTCCCACCGTTTCTTTGGGCAGGCACAAGGGGGCGTGGTTTGGACACGTTCCCAGGTAACTATCGACTACAGTACCGGCGAGAACGACGAGCGGAAAGCCAAAAACCATAACTCTGCTTTTGGAGCAGCGCTAGGGTATAATTATTTTCTGACGCCCGGAGCTGCTCTTGAAATTACGGCTGGCTACCAGCGCAACACCAATGGCCCTGAGCGCACCATCGGGCTGCTGGACATACGGGCGGGCTTTGCAGTGTTCCTACGAGGAAAGCAGGCGGCCATTACGGCTCAGTAA
- a CDS encoding outer membrane beta-barrel protein, whose translation MNILPIGILVGMLAASSAAAQTEKGHTYLRLSAGNLSYSNQDQNQFGNEYRQIFGSLYPAVSRFVADNFLVGAEIPLRYGHTRYEEAFIQIPGVRSASQVDVGLGPFVRYYLPGTSNHRFFGQLNGSLGWQRQRQISTDDYPTGTRTIKFERTIDYQTYGAALGYNYFITPGAALEVAAGYVRSTLGPDRTNGSLDIRAGIAVVLPAD comes from the coding sequence ATGAATATCTTACCTATCGGCATTCTGGTCGGTATGCTTGCGGCTAGCTCAGCGGCGGCTCAAACTGAAAAAGGCCACACGTATCTGCGGCTCAGTGCCGGCAACCTCAGCTACTCGAACCAGGATCAAAATCAGTTTGGGAACGAGTACCGCCAGATTTTCGGGTCGCTCTACCCGGCGGTCAGCCGGTTCGTGGCCGACAACTTCCTGGTGGGCGCCGAAATTCCGCTCAGATACGGCCACACCCGCTATGAGGAAGCGTTTATACAGATTCCAGGCGTTAGATCCGCAAGTCAGGTTGACGTTGGATTGGGCCCTTTTGTGCGCTACTATCTGCCTGGAACCAGCAACCACCGCTTTTTTGGGCAGCTAAACGGCAGCTTGGGTTGGCAGCGGCAACGCCAGATATCCACCGATGACTACCCCACCGGCACCCGCACGATCAAATTTGAGCGGACCATCGACTACCAGACCTACGGCGCGGCTCTGGGCTACAACTACTTTATTACTCCGGGCGCGGCCCTGGAAGTAGCGGCGGGGTACGTGCGCAGTACCCTCGGCCCCGACCGCACCAACGGCAGCCTAGATATTCGCGCGGGAATAGCTGTAGTATTACCCGCCGACTAG
- a CDS encoding matrixin family metalloprotease → MKFLPFLCVASGLSWFALSVSGQSATAPSVAPPESETRCLLVPLNPAARAAHVPLIVEAEVLDAQGFRAANGRIYTRHQLQVFKQLKGAAPAQLTVVTEGGTVGLDRQLLTNTLALRVGQQGVFFLEAAAFPGVPAGSEWAVYASQQGFIEYDLRTASAAEPFRRYPTLTPAFYQTVAGATPREVRPNQALQAALTRRATPAGAAKVLAPVVLGLSPTSLTAGTGAVLTITGTGFGAARGSGSVEFRNADDGGATFTKVNDDDYVSWSDTRIQVRVPSSSATGNPAGTGPVRVTSADQLLVTSLQAVQIVYAASNVQDNRTRQRVVPAHRGQNENGGISFRFETAFTANTAATAAWQRALTTWRCQTGINWEVGAPRTNRGATDDGENAVGFDSGSELPTNVLGRTTSYYRGCYLPNGNVTFYVDELDMQFDDGTNWQFGPANPAASQIDFESVAVHELGHAQQLSHLILPSAVMHYAIARGQRSRVLAAASDIAGGRYVLRTRSFQPPICEVGAMLPAPLTRQSASFVAGIGTTVQWSTQNECFLSGFVVERASSDTTAGWRVVGSVPAGAASGQYRLLDPQAPAGLNYYRLRLRRPDNSLDTAVPVGVTDDATAVNTLQVFPNPLTGNGTELNLQYIGAAGGTLTVRFYDAVGRYIGGSLVNYQTGLNRLRVVPPPLRQGYYLVRWNDSNGPKGTVPLIKIE, encoded by the coding sequence ATGAAATTTCTACCCTTCCTGTGTGTCGCCTCCGGGCTGAGTTGGTTTGCCTTGTCTGTGAGCGGGCAATCGGCCACCGCCCCGTCCGTCGCTCCTCCCGAGTCAGAAACGCGCTGCCTGCTTGTACCCCTAAACCCTGCTGCCCGCGCGGCCCACGTGCCCCTTATTGTGGAGGCGGAGGTGCTCGATGCCCAAGGCTTTCGGGCCGCCAACGGTCGTATTTACACCCGCCATCAACTGCAAGTATTTAAGCAGCTGAAAGGCGCTGCGCCCGCTCAGCTCACCGTCGTGACTGAAGGTGGCACCGTTGGCCTCGACCGACAACTACTCACTAACACCTTAGCGCTGCGGGTTGGGCAGCAGGGCGTGTTTTTTCTGGAAGCCGCCGCCTTTCCGGGTGTGCCGGCCGGCTCCGAGTGGGCCGTGTACGCCAGCCAGCAAGGATTCATAGAGTACGATTTGCGCACTGCAAGCGCCGCCGAGCCTTTCCGGCGCTACCCCACGCTTACGCCCGCCTTCTACCAAACCGTGGCGGGGGCCACGCCTCGGGAAGTCAGACCTAACCAGGCCTTGCAAGCTGCCCTAACACGCCGGGCTACCCCGGCGGGGGCCGCAAAGGTTTTGGCGCCCGTGGTGCTGGGCCTGTCGCCGACTAGCCTGACGGCCGGTACCGGCGCGGTGCTAACCATTACGGGCACGGGCTTTGGGGCCGCTCGGGGCAGCGGCTCGGTGGAGTTCCGGAATGCCGATGACGGCGGGGCTACCTTCACCAAGGTCAACGACGACGATTACGTGAGCTGGTCCGACACCCGGATTCAGGTGCGCGTGCCTTCCTCCAGCGCTACGGGCAACCCGGCCGGTACCGGGCCGGTGCGCGTAACCTCCGCCGACCAGCTGCTGGTCACCAGCCTGCAAGCGGTGCAAATTGTGTACGCCGCTTCCAACGTGCAGGACAACCGGACCCGGCAGCGCGTGGTGCCTGCGCACCGCGGCCAGAACGAAAATGGGGGTATCTCATTTCGGTTTGAAACAGCCTTCACGGCCAATACAGCGGCTACGGCGGCCTGGCAACGGGCGTTGACTACCTGGCGCTGCCAGACCGGCATTAACTGGGAAGTGGGCGCCCCGCGTACCAACCGCGGCGCCACCGACGACGGCGAGAATGCCGTGGGTTTTGACAGTGGCTCGGAGCTGCCCACCAACGTATTAGGCCGCACAACCAGTTACTACCGGGGCTGCTACCTGCCCAACGGGAACGTAACTTTCTACGTGGATGAACTGGATATGCAGTTCGATGATGGAACGAACTGGCAGTTTGGACCAGCGAATCCGGCCGCTTCGCAAATCGATTTTGAGTCGGTGGCGGTGCACGAGTTGGGCCACGCCCAGCAGCTTTCCCACCTGATTCTGCCCAGCGCTGTGATGCACTATGCCATTGCCCGCGGGCAGCGCAGCCGGGTGTTGGCCGCCGCCAGCGATATTGCCGGGGGGCGCTACGTGCTGCGTACCAGAAGCTTCCAGCCGCCAATTTGTGAGGTAGGAGCCATGCTGCCGGCTCCTCTAACGCGGCAGAGCGCCAGCTTTGTGGCAGGCATCGGAACCACCGTGCAGTGGTCTACCCAGAACGAGTGCTTCCTGAGCGGCTTTGTGGTGGAGCGGGCCTCATCTGATACTACGGCCGGCTGGCGGGTAGTAGGCTCGGTGCCGGCAGGTGCTGCTTCGGGCCAGTACCGTCTGCTCGATCCGCAGGCCCCCGCCGGCCTGAACTACTACCGCCTCCGCCTGCGCCGCCCCGATAACAGCCTGGACACTGCCGTACCCGTTGGCGTCACCGACGATGCTACCGCCGTCAATACACTCCAGGTTTTTCCTAACCCCTTGACTGGCAATGGCACGGAACTGAATCTGCAGTACATCGGTGCTGCGGGTGGTACGCTCACCGTCCGCTTTTATGATGCCGTAGGGCGTTATATAGGAGGATCGTTGGTGAATTACCAAACCGGACTCAACCGGCTGAGAGTAGTCCCCCCGCCGTTGCGCCAAGGCTACTACTTGGTGCGCTGGAACGATTCCAACGGCCCGAAGGGCACTGTGCCGCTCATAAAAATCGAATAA
- a CDS encoding DUF72 domain-containing protein, whose amino-acid sequence MDFGRLSDLRYVDFRLPADHPETPVVLARALPTQPAPPAVHVGCPIWTNKAWLGSYFPLGIRDADYLHHYGRQFNGIELNTTHYRIPDATTVRRWREAVPATFRFCPKLPQIISHDRALYNADELTLSFCRAIEGLGPTLGHAFLQLPPTFGPEHLPRLERYLLDFPDYVPLAVELRHPAWFANRELLASVTAMLEALNKPLVLSDVAGRRDALHMRLTTPVAFVRLNGHGLVDSDFRRADDWAARIAGWLEAGLHTAYVFIHQKDIMHSPIWAEHFLRRLHELTGMAVQPPRVIPQPVQGSLF is encoded by the coding sequence ATGGATTTTGGCCGCCTTTCCGACCTACGCTACGTTGACTTTCGCTTGCCCGCCGACCACCCCGAAACCCCGGTGGTGCTGGCCCGGGCACTACCTACGCAGCCGGCCCCTCCGGCCGTGCACGTAGGGTGCCCCATCTGGACCAATAAGGCTTGGTTGGGCAGTTACTTTCCCCTGGGCATTCGGGATGCTGACTACCTCCATCACTACGGGCGGCAGTTCAATGGTATCGAGCTGAACACTACCCACTACCGCATCCCCGACGCTACTACCGTGCGCCGCTGGCGGGAGGCCGTGCCCGCTACCTTTCGGTTTTGCCCCAAGCTGCCCCAAATCATCAGCCACGACCGGGCCCTGTATAACGCCGATGAGCTGACGCTGAGCTTTTGCCGGGCCATTGAGGGCCTGGGGCCCACGTTGGGACACGCCTTTCTGCAACTGCCACCCACCTTCGGGCCGGAGCACCTGCCCCGGCTGGAACGCTACCTGCTCGACTTTCCCGACTATGTGCCCCTGGCCGTAGAGTTGCGCCATCCGGCTTGGTTTGCTAATCGGGAGTTGCTGGCTTCTGTTACGGCCATGTTAGAGGCGCTCAACAAACCGCTCGTACTCAGTGACGTGGCCGGCCGCCGTGATGCCCTGCACATGCGCCTAACCACGCCGGTAGCTTTCGTAAGGCTTAATGGGCACGGGTTGGTAGACTCCGACTTTCGCCGCGCCGACGATTGGGCCGCGCGCATTGCTGGGTGGCTGGAAGCCGGGCTGCACACTGCCTATGTGTTTATTCATCAAAAGGATATCATGCATTCCCCCATCTGGGCCGAGCACTTCTTGCGCCGCCTGCACGAGCTGACGGGTATGGCCGTGCAGCCGCCCCGCGTGATTCCGCAACCGGTGCAGGGTAGCTTGTTTTAA
- a CDS encoding penicillin acylase family protein, with amino-acid sequence MLRFLRPGLALLVTLTLTWVLTTKHGDVPPVARLLSPYRGFWQNGETAADFPAQQTLQLPGLHQPVRVRFDDRRVPHIFAQNDHDLYYAQGYLTARDRLWQMEFMTRVAAGRISEVVGPKALEYDRFQRRMGLPYGAENSLRSMLRNDTTRLVLESYSEGVNAYISSLAPQDYPFEYKLLDYAPEPWQPLKCALLLKLMAWDLSGRSDDLRMSNILRKYGPRVVQDLFPNYPNREDAIVPPGTPLEYPPLPVPATPPSFTAALSGRLPQQEPDPELGSNNFAVAGRRSASGLPLLANDPHLQLNLPSIWYQVQLHAPGQNVYGVTIPGAPAVIIGFNEDVAWGVTNVGGDVLDWYQLKFRDASRRQYWHDGKWKPVRQVVEHITVRGQPDLLDTVLYTHHGPVVYDQSEKVFNKQTPIRHAMRWTAHDGANEVQAFYKLNHAHSYQDYRRALRTYSSPAQNFIFADNRNEIAIQPNGRFPLKWPDQGKFILDGTDARYDWQGWIPMEQNPHVKDPARGFVSSANQPSAGLDYPYYLGWDYAPADRGHRINERLARMQRATPDSLRMLQNDNLGITARQLLPRLLSLLAAAQLSPAQQRAYAELQKWNYYYEAQAISPSIFELWYLNLVEQVWDDEFGSEATGLEMRYPSRARTQELLLHQDTSRWLDDHRTPQRETLPQLALESFRFATDSLTRKFGPLGPKWAWSNQKSTDINHLANLTGFGRQDIACGGSPVSVNATGPRNGPSWRMVVALGPQVKAYGIFPGGQSGNPASAYYDDMIDTWRVGQLDELVYLRAADENHPRLRAAWRLE; translated from the coding sequence ATGCTACGTTTCCTCAGGCCTGGCCTGGCTCTGCTCGTTACGCTTACCCTGACGTGGGTGCTGACCACCAAACACGGCGACGTGCCGCCGGTAGCCCGCCTGCTCAGTCCCTACCGAGGTTTCTGGCAGAATGGTGAAACGGCCGCCGATTTTCCGGCCCAGCAAACCCTACAGCTGCCTGGCCTGCACCAGCCTGTTCGGGTTCGGTTTGACGACCGACGGGTGCCTCACATCTTCGCTCAGAACGACCACGACCTCTACTACGCCCAGGGCTACCTCACGGCCCGCGACCGGCTCTGGCAGATGGAGTTTATGACCCGGGTAGCGGCCGGCCGTATTTCGGAGGTAGTAGGCCCCAAAGCCCTGGAATACGACCGGTTTCAGCGGCGCATGGGCCTACCCTATGGGGCCGAAAACTCCCTGCGCTCCATGCTGCGCAATGACACCACCCGCCTGGTGCTAGAGTCGTATTCCGAGGGCGTTAACGCCTACATCAGCAGCCTGGCGCCTCAGGACTACCCCTTCGAGTACAAGCTGCTCGACTACGCCCCCGAGCCCTGGCAGCCCCTAAAGTGCGCCCTACTGCTCAAACTCATGGCCTGGGACCTGAGCGGCCGCTCCGACGACCTGCGCATGAGCAATATTCTGCGCAAATACGGCCCCCGAGTAGTGCAGGACCTCTTTCCGAACTACCCCAACCGCGAAGACGCCATTGTGCCTCCTGGTACGCCCCTGGAATACCCGCCCCTACCCGTACCAGCCACACCGCCTTCTTTCACGGCGGCCCTGAGCGGCCGGCTGCCCCAGCAGGAACCCGACCCGGAGCTGGGCTCCAACAACTTTGCGGTGGCGGGCCGCCGCTCGGCCTCGGGGCTGCCGCTGCTGGCTAATGATCCGCACCTACAGTTGAATTTGCCCAGCATTTGGTACCAGGTGCAGCTGCATGCTCCGGGACAGAACGTGTACGGAGTTACCATTCCGGGTGCGCCCGCTGTTATCATCGGCTTTAATGAGGACGTGGCCTGGGGCGTAACCAACGTGGGTGGCGACGTGCTGGACTGGTACCAACTCAAGTTTCGGGATGCCAGCCGCCGCCAGTACTGGCACGATGGCAAGTGGAAGCCGGTGCGCCAGGTAGTGGAGCATATTACCGTGCGCGGCCAGCCCGACCTCCTCGATACGGTCCTGTATACCCACCACGGCCCGGTGGTGTACGACCAGAGTGAGAAGGTTTTCAACAAGCAGACGCCCATCCGGCACGCCATGCGCTGGACCGCCCACGATGGCGCCAACGAGGTGCAGGCCTTTTATAAGCTGAACCACGCCCACTCCTACCAAGATTACCGCCGCGCCCTGCGCACCTACAGCTCCCCGGCTCAGAACTTTATCTTCGCTGATAACCGCAACGAAATTGCCATTCAGCCCAACGGGCGCTTCCCGCTAAAGTGGCCCGACCAAGGCAAGTTCATCCTCGACGGCACGGATGCGCGCTACGATTGGCAGGGCTGGATTCCGATGGAGCAGAACCCGCACGTGAAAGACCCCGCCCGGGGCTTCGTGTCGTCGGCTAACCAGCCCTCCGCGGGCCTCGACTACCCCTACTACCTCGGCTGGGATTACGCCCCTGCTGACCGGGGCCACCGCATTAACGAGCGATTGGCCCGCATGCAGCGCGCTACCCCCGACAGCCTGCGGATGCTTCAAAACGATAACCTGGGCATCACGGCGCGACAGTTGCTGCCCCGGCTGTTGTCGTTGCTGGCGGCCGCACAGCTTTCACCGGCCCAGCAGCGGGCGTACGCGGAGCTGCAAAAGTGGAACTATTACTACGAGGCCCAGGCCATCAGTCCCAGCATTTTTGAGCTGTGGTACCTAAACTTGGTAGAGCAAGTCTGGGATGATGAATTTGGGAGCGAGGCAACGGGCCTGGAAATGCGGTATCCATCCCGGGCCCGCACCCAGGAGTTGCTGCTGCACCAGGATACCAGCCGCTGGCTAGATGACCACCGCACGCCCCAGCGCGAAACCCTACCCCAGTTAGCCCTGGAATCTTTCCGGTTTGCTACTGATTCCTTGACGCGCAAGTTTGGCCCCCTGGGGCCGAAGTGGGCCTGGTCCAACCAGAAAAGCACCGACATCAACCACTTGGCCAACCTCACCGGCTTCGGGCGGCAGGACATTGCTTGCGGCGGCAGCCCCGTGAGCGTGAATGCCACTGGGCCACGCAACGGGCCCTCTTGGCGCATGGTGGTGGCGCTGGGTCCGCAAGTAAAAGCCTACGGCATCTTCCCCGGGGGCCAGAGCGGCAACCCAGCCTCCGCCTACTACGACGACATGATTGACACCTGGCGGGTAGGCCAGCTCGACGAGTTGGTGTATCTGCGGGCCGCTGACGAAAACCACCCCCGTCTGCGCGCCGCCTGG
- a CDS encoding 3-oxoacyl-ACP synthase III family protein: MYIHQVAAYLPAEVITNDHFTRLNGLSHEWITERTGIRARRKAASGENTNTMALEATRRVLSQTTAFLSAEVDLIVAGTYTPHDTIYTVAHAVQRELNVSDIPVVSISSACSSLLNAVEIVEGYFAMGKASRALVVVSEHNTAYNNEQDTVAGHLWGDGAAALLLTTERLAPADLHVRSVLTGGAGNVGKADHAVTLKPVEKGIVMPHGKDVFLHACTYMTRVTQQIMERSNLAVSDITYLIPHQANLRITKNVLQQLGLSEDRAVSNIEELGNTGCAGAAIALADTWAQLQPGHKVVVTVFGGGYSYGAMLLER, from the coding sequence GTGTACATTCATCAGGTGGCGGCCTATCTGCCCGCCGAAGTCATTACAAACGACCATTTTACGCGGCTAAACGGCCTTTCACACGAGTGGATTACGGAGCGTACCGGCATTAGGGCCCGCCGCAAGGCCGCCAGCGGGGAAAACACCAATACCATGGCCTTGGAGGCCACTCGCCGGGTGCTTAGCCAAACCACGGCCTTCCTTTCCGCTGAAGTAGACCTGATTGTGGCCGGCACCTACACGCCCCACGACACTATTTATACGGTAGCCCACGCCGTGCAGCGGGAGCTGAACGTGTCGGATATTCCGGTGGTCAGTATTTCCTCGGCATGCTCCTCCCTGCTAAACGCCGTGGAAATTGTGGAAGGCTACTTTGCCATGGGCAAAGCTAGCCGGGCCCTGGTAGTGGTAAGTGAGCATAACACGGCTTATAATAATGAGCAGGACACCGTAGCTGGTCACTTGTGGGGCGACGGCGCGGCGGCCCTGCTGCTCACCACAGAGCGCCTAGCTCCCGCTGACCTGCACGTGCGCAGCGTCCTGACTGGCGGGGCTGGTAACGTGGGCAAGGCCGACCATGCCGTAACCCTCAAGCCGGTAGAAAAAGGCATTGTGATGCCTCACGGCAAAGACGTATTTCTGCACGCCTGCACCTACATGACGCGCGTTACCCAGCAGATTATGGAGCGTAGCAATCTGGCCGTCAGTGACATTACCTACCTGATTCCACACCAGGCCAATCTGCGCATTACCAAAAATGTACTGCAGCAACTGGGTTTGTCGGAAGACCGGGCCGTTTCCAATATTGAAGAACTGGGCAACACAGGCTGCGCCGGCGCTGCCATTGCCCTAGCCGACACCTGGGCCCAGCTACAGCCCGGCCACAAGGTAGTCGTAACCGTATTTGGCGGGGGTTACTCCTACGGGGCCATGCTGCTGGAACGGTAG